In Oryza sativa Japonica Group chromosome 1, ASM3414082v1, the genomic stretch ACTTGTTCGGTTTAAGTTCACTAAGGAATTGAAACCAAAAGGCACATACAAACAAGACCTCATAGTTCTTATTCTAACAAATAAAATTAGCTTGTTTTACTGGCACATAATATTTCATAGTATCATAGCACATTGAGTATTAAACCCGATCCTCATAAGACAACTGCCTAAAGAGAATTACCTCCATACATGCAATCTTAAACTCATGTGGTGCTCTTCGTATAACTGAGAAGAACAAAGGAAACATTACAACATGCTAAACAACAATTTTATTACAGTACACAAAAGTAACAGTATTGTTGATCACTGTTAGCTACTTTTCTTTGTCGAAGCTGAGCCTGAATTATACAGACCATCCTAGTAGTTCAGTGAAACCAGATTGCTAATCATTATTCAACAAGTCATAATAGAAGAAATGATAACAATCCGAcccaggtggggttggccgaggcccaataacttaaggttgccAATTATACAGACCATCCTAGTAGTTCAGTGAAACCAGATTGCTAATCATTATTCAGCAAGTCATAATAGAAGAAatgataacaatccggcccaggtggggttggccgatgctcaataacttaaggttgcccggaccccaacagttctttgGCACACCCACTCAGGGAAAgacccaatctccctaaaagactagtccaataggagAAGGGTGGCTCTTCCTTTTAAGATGGCTTCCTCCTCTCAAGCTAAGCAAGCAATAGGAGAAGGGTGGCTCTTCCTTTTAAGatagcttcctcctcccaagctaagcaaggtgggattattcagaggctcacacggtcgccgcctGACTTTAGCGTCTTTGCCAGcaggtaatagtggaggatatCCTCATCATTCCCACCCCCTTAACAACGGcacagctctgataccaaatgataacaatccggcccaggtggggttggccgatGCCCAATAACTtaccagcgggtaatagtggaggatgtcctcatcattcccACTCCCTTAACAGGGgcccagctctgataccaaatgataacaatccggcccaggtggggttggccgaggcccaataacttaaggttgtccggaccccaacagttctttgGCACACCCACTTagggaaaggcccaatctccctaaaagactagtccaataggggaagggtggctcttCCTTTTAAaatggcttcctcctcccaagctaagcaaggtgggattattcagaggctcacacggtcgccgcccgactttggcgtctttgccagcgggtaatagtggaggatgtcgtCATCAAGAATATGCAAATATTGGAGAGATGATGCTACCTTCCTGGTACAATGAAGGAAATAAACATCAGGTGAAATCACAACAGGTCCATTAGGCAATACCTTCCCATCCTGCAAAGTTGCCAAGGGATAACCAAGTTTATGTACATACCAACATAGAATTAAAATTACTATTATAGTTCTGGTGAAGATATGATTAGATCACTAatggtaggaaaaaaaatcaaatggacAAATGCTATATTTTACCAACATAGGATTTGACCATCAAATGGACAAATGCTACATTTTACCTGTTTTAGGTTGAATAGAAAGTTTTTAGTCAGGTATGCCTGAATTATAGCACTGAGGAATAATAGTTGATATCCGTTTTCCTAGTTTTGGATAATTATACAGTGTTCATTGTCCAATAAGCACAAGGTTCCACGTAACTCTGACAGCTACAAGTGGACCTTCCAGTTCTGAACTGTCAAAACAGTTTACCCTACTCGAAAAGTCATTGTAAAGCAATACGAATGAACAGAAAACAAATTTACAAGGGAACCAATTAAGGACCCCTTTGAAACGCAAGATAGAAAAAAAGACGTAGGGATTGAATTAGCATATTTCTCTTGTCCTACGGGAATGGAAAACGTACAAAAGATGAAGAGAAACCCTTTGATAGCATCATAGGAAATTAACAAAgcaaaggaaagtttccaagaggttagacccTCTTGCTTATTTTCCTATAAAATTTAACTATAACAATACAACCCTACGAAAAATGTCCTATCTTTCCTATGAATCAACAGACtccataggaaattttcctttaaaaaaattacatcctCAAAATTTCTATGACAATCCTCCATATCAAAGGGGTACTAAGTAAATTAAAAAGAACTTACAAGAAATGATATTGTACCAccatgaaaaattttaaaagtaaacTCAACTTTGTTCATgagataacaaataaaaaacaaacaaataaatatgATGATTTCATATATCTCAAACAAAATTGAGCAGAGCCAAATATATTATTACATGATTATGTTATATCAGCTCCTCTACATGTTACATGTAACTCGGACAAGGCTTTCCATGTAGGGAATCACCATGTAGACGTAGGGTTCTCCCGGGGGACTCTGGTAGTTGAGTTGATCCATGCGTGCCACTTCTTTTATGTCTTCACTTGACTGGTGGTTGTGGTGGTACAGATGTGGACCCCTTTGAAGAAGTAATTGATCATGAGGAAGAATATCTAATGGAATGTACAAGTCATTTGGCCCGGGTACGTTAATGCTGAAGCGCTGATCCCACTGATTGCCATTGTACATCCATAACTGTTGTTGACCTGATATGAATAAACCTACGCATAACTCCCCGTCTAGCTCTGATACGAGTGATGTTCCATGGTTCAATGGCAAATATGGGCAGGGATGGGGGATAAGACTAAATGTTTCATCTTCTAAGCTGAAGCAAAGGAAACCACGTGATTGTCCTTTGAGGAACCTCTCATCGATATTCCAAAAAAGATATCCCTTGGAGTGAATGGGACTTTCCATAGAGCGAACTGGGTATGGTGGAACCTCTGATGTCTCCCTCCAGAAGGCATCCTGACCAATTGAGAACACTTCCATAGCTGCATCATAAGTCCCAATAGTATGGTCTACAGAACGGTAGAAGTATCGAGCAACCTTGTACATGTTGGTGCGAGGGTCAAGACCCAGCCCAGTTGCCTGCCTCAGCGTATCAGACTCTTGGTTGTCAGGCAACCTAAGAACATCACTTGTGGTCAGGTTGATCACATACAACTTGGTGTCAGTTGGGAATAACACCAGGCCATCACAGTGAGACATTTTATTGATTATCTGATACTCACCATGGAAATCCATTGCATGCACAAGGCATGCATTGCCCTGGCCATCCTTCCACCGGAAGACGGGGACATTATTCGAGAAAGTAATTTCAACCACATTGTCCAGCGCATGCAAAATGACAAAAAAGGAGGGCTCCTGTTTATGCTTGAAGGCAGAGTGGCGGAGATGACTGCGGATGAAGAATGGTTCAGAGATGATGGTGTGCCATGCCTTGCAGACAGACTTGAAACGAGCAAGAGTTTTCGCCGGCAGCCTGATAAAAATCTCCATGAGGACCTCGCACTGGTagagaaaggggctttactcccggttagaaacccccctatagtcccggttatacaaccgggagtacgaatccgggactaaaaatacccatctttagtcccgggtgaaataaccgggactaaaaatccatctttattcccggttggtattaccaaccgggactaaaaatggtgGAGCAGTCCtggttgattctttttttttttttgttgttgtttcatTGCTCAATCGATTTGCTCCCTAAATatcccaaatcatccacaagCATCACAGATTTGGgaagaaatacatcacatattgcaaagaaatgcatcacagatcacaaatacatcacatcaccaaatctcaaacgaaaaatacatcacaaatcctaaaagaaatgCATCACAACTCAAATACATCCCAGATCAGATCCAATAtcacatacatcacagatcaaatccaatgaaacacaaaatcaaaaaaaaaaatcggcatcagatgggagggcgccgccggcctcccggtCCCCGTCCTCTCGGCGTCTGCGCCAGCTCGGCCGccacgcccgcccgccgccgcggctcctgCCGGGCGCCGCTGCTACCGCCCGGCTTGCCGCCAcgcccgcccgcccggccgccgccacggctcccgcccggcttgccgccgtgccgcgccgccaccgcctctcgccgccgccaccgccgcgcccggccaccaccgccttgCCACGCGCCGCGCCACCCTTGCGCCGGCCGCCAGGCCACAGCCgcaggccgccggcggccaccgtctcaccgcgcgccgcgccggcggccgccgcatcgctgcgcgccgcgccgccctccgcgcttCGCCAccctcgcgccggccgcgaggccgccggcggccgccgccgcgtcggccggcctggcctccgcgccccgccgctTCGCGCCGGCCTGGCACCCTCGCCGCACCGCTGCAGTgtagagaggagaaggagaggaatagataaggttgaggagagagttaaaaggagaggaggagataaggttgaggagaggaggagggaggagttaaaaggagaggaggagatatcGTGCAGGCCTCTCCGATCTCCGCGTCGAtctttttcccggttggtgttaccaaccgggactataaatagatctttagtcccggttggtaataccaaccgggagtaaagtgtatagcgatcttttttcccggttggtgttaccaaccgggactacaaatagatctttagtcccggttggtaacaccaaccggtactaaagattggAAAGTACCCCTAGAGCtttaaaaccgggactaaagatatttttagtcgCGGTTTTTaatataaccgggactattgtgaaatctggtcgaccgaccaaagatggtttctccaccagtgtcgtCTAACAACTGAGGGATGGAAGCCCTGTTCACTCTTCTCCTCTTGTATGTTTTGAGCATTTCTTGGTCTGCTGGATTGATGTTTCTGCTTATGCTCAGCATGGTGTTCTTACGTGTCGTGAATGTCTTCTTTCTTGGGCTGATGTTGCTGTCGTCCAGCATCATACTCTTTGCGGTATTCAAGTCCATGGCGTAATAAGCACTAGCAACAGCAAATATACCTCGTTAACAGAAATATGGGTGGAATACCGTATACTCAGGGCAGGGGGTGCTGTCTATGCTAGCAATGACTGGATTAGATGCCTTGTAGCATGCATGGAGTCTTATAACTAGTTATAAACACACCCAGCATAAGAACATCCGGTTATGTATACCGAAACGGATTCTACTCCGTGTTCGGCCCGGATCAGGCGACGAGCGATTAAACGTGACGGGTTATGAGGCATGAATAAAATAGgccaagattttttttagagggCAAAAGCTTTGCCTCGTATATTAATagagatggagaaaaaaaaacaactagtagtagtatattaatagagatagagaaaaaaaaaacagatcacAGGGGAAGCCTCAAAAGCTAAACCCATGGGAACCCGTCAAAGAGGTTAAGTAATATCTCCTAAATAAGAGGTTAAGTGATATCTTCCAAAATAGGCCAAGTAAAGCGAAAGAAAGTTTGTCACCTTGGGAGCACTCGAAGTTACCCCGGTGCGACGTGGCGGCGGCCCTGCGCCGAAGTtaaggaagaag encodes the following:
- the LOC107280517 gene encoding putative F-box protein At2g02030, which produces MEIFIRLPAKTLARFKSVCKAWHTIISEPFFIRSHLRHSAFKHKQEPSFFVILHALDNVVEITFSNNVPVFRWKDGQGNACLVHAMDFHGEYQIINKMSHCDGLVLFPTDTKLYVINLTTSDVLRLPDNQESDTLRQATGLGLDPRTNMYKVARYFYRSVDHTIGTYDAAMEVFSIGQDAFWRETSEVPPYPVRSMESPIHSKGYLFWNIDERFLKGQSRGFLCFSLEDETFSLIPHPCPYLPLNHGTSLVSELDGELCVGLFISGQQQLWMYNGNQWDQRFSINVPGPNDLYIPLDILPHDQLLLQRGPHLYHHNHQSSEDIKEVARMDQLNYQSPPGEPYVYMENGYQLLFLSAIIQAYLTKNFLFNLKQDGKVLPNGPVVISPDVYFLHCTRKVASSLQYLHILDDDILHYYPLAKTPKSGGDRLYEEHHMSLRLHVWRDTDKLSYKKMGIPKGKIFIINPKVSLSFFPSCRRLQFLELLEDAISKC